A region from the Camelus ferus isolate YT-003-E chromosome 1, BCGSAC_Cfer_1.0, whole genome shotgun sequence genome encodes:
- the CHRD gene encoding chordin isoform X7, which produces MPSLSAPPAPLLLLGLLLLCSRPARGAGPEAPALPIRPEKEPLPIRGAAGCSFGGKVYALDETWHPDLGEPFGVMRCVLCACEAPQWGRRARGAGRVSCKNIKPECPTLACGQPRQLPGHCCQTCPQERSGPEKQPTGLAFEYPRDPEHRSYSDRGEPGAEDRARGDGHTDFVALLTGPKSQAVARARVSLLRSSLRFSISYRRLDRPTRIRFSDSTGSVLFEHPAAPTQDGLVCGVWRAVPRLSLRLLRAEQLHVALVTPTHPLGEVWGPLIRHRALAAETFSAILTLEGPPQQGTGGIALLTLSDTEDSLHFLLLFRGLLESRSGGPAQVPLRLQILHQGKLLRELQANASAQEPGFAEVLPNLTTQEMDWLALGELQMALERAGGPGLRISGHIAARQSCDVLQSVLCGADALTPVQTGAAGSASLTLLGNGSLIYQVQVVGTGSEVVAMTLETKPQRRNQHTVLCHMAGLQLGRHMAVGVCPGLGARGAHMLLQNELFLNVGTKDFPDGELRGHVAALPYSGHSARHDTLPVPLAGALVLPPVQSQAAGHAWLSLDTHCHLHYEVLLAGLGGSEQGTITAHLLGPPGMPGPRRLLKGFYGPEAQGVVKDLEPELLRHLAQGTASLLITTKGSPQGELQGQVHIANQCEVGGLRLAAAGAEEAQVPGVPDAVVAALPAVLGPDAPAPAKPGGLGRLRDPNTCFFEGQQRPHGARWAPNYDPLCSLCTCQRRTVICDPVVCPPPSCPSPVQAPDQCCPVCPGECLAGVERYFFGSTEKQDVRDLLGLPRNRDPGEGCYFDGDRSWRAAGTRWHPIVPPFGLIKCAVCTCKGGTGEVHCEKVQCPRLACAQPVRANPTDCCKQCPVGSGAQPQLGDPMQADGPRGCRFAGQWFPESQSWHPSVPPFGEMSCITCRCGAGVPHCERDDCSPPLSCGPGKESRCCSHCAPRRSAPETRTVPELEKEAEGS; this is translated from the exons ATGCCGAGCCTCTcggccccgccggccccgctGCTGCTCCTcgggctgctgctgctctgctccCGGCCGGCCCGCGGCGCCGGACCCGAGGCCCCCGCTCTGCCCATCCGGCCCGAGAAGGAGCCGCTGCCCATTCGGGGAGCAGCAG GCTGCTCCTTCGGCGGGAAGGTCTATGCCTTGGACGAGACGTGGCACCCGGACCTGGGGGAGCCCTTCGGGGTGATGCGCTGCGTGCTGTGCGCCTGCGAGGCG CCTCAGTGGGGTCGCCGCGCGAGGGGCGCGGGCAGGGtcagctgcaagaacatcaaacccgAGTGCCCAACTCTCGCCTGCGGGCAGCCGCGCCAGCTGCCCGGACACTGCTGCCAGACCTGCCCCCAGG AGCGCAGCGGTCCGGAAAAGCAGCCGACGGGCCTGGCCTTCGAGTATCCGCGGGACCCAGAGCACCGAAGCTACAGCGACCGAGGGGAGCCGGGCGCTGAGGATCGGGCGCGTGGAGACGGCCACACCG ACTTCGTAGCGCTGCTGACAGGGCCAAAGTCGCAAGCGGTGGCACGGGCCCGAGTGTCGCTTTTGCGTTCCAGTCTACGGTTCTCCATCTCCTACCGGCG GCTGGACCGCCCTACTCGAATTCGCTTCTCAGACTCCACTGGCAGCGTCTTGTTTGAACACCCTGCAGCCCCTACCCAAGATGGCCTG GTCTGTGGGGTGTGGCGGGCAGTGCCTCGGTTATCTCTGCGACTTCTTAGGGCAGAACAGCTGCATGTGGCACTCGTGACACCCACTCATCCTTTAGGGGAGGTCTGGGGACCTCTCATCCGGCACCGGGCCCTGGCTGCAG AGACCTTCAGTGCCAtcctgaccctggaaggccccccaCAGCAGGGCACAGGGGGCATTGCCCTACTCACTCTCAGTGACACAGAGGACTCTTTGCATTTTTTGCTGCTCTTCCGTGGGCTGCTGGAATCCAGGAGTGGGG GACCAGCCCAGGTTCCCTTGCGGCTTCAGATTCTACACCAGGGGAAGCTATTGCGAGAGCTCCAGGCCAATGCCTCAGCCCAG gagCCGGGCTTTGCTGAAGTGCTGCCCAACCTGACAACCCAGGAGATGGACTGGCTGGCACTGGGGGAGTTGCAGATGGCCCTGGAGAGGGCAGGCGGGCCAGGGCTGCGCATCAGTGGACACATTGCTGCCAGGCAGAGCTGTGATG TCCTGCAAAGTGTCCTTTGTGGGGCTGATGCCCTAACCCCAGTTCAGACGGGTGCAGCCGGCTCCGCCAGCCTTACACTACTAGGAAATGGCTCCCTGATCTACCAA GTACAGGTGGTAGGTACAGGCAGTGAGGTGGTGGCCATGACGCTGGAGACCAAGCCTCAGCGGAGGAACCAGCACACTGTCCTGTGCCACATGGCTGGACTCCAGCTGGGAAGACACATG gccGTGGGTGTCTGCCCTGGGCTAGGTGCCCGGGGGGCTCATATGCTGCTACAGAATGAGCTGTTCCTGAACGTGGGTACCAAGGACTTCCCAGATGGAGAGCTGCGGGGGCACGTGGCTGCCCTGCCCTACAGTGGGCACAGCGCCCGCCATGATA CACTACCTGTGCCCTTGGCAGGAGCCCTGGTGTTGCCCCCAGTGCAGAGCCAGGCAGCAGGGCATGCCTGGCTCTCCCTGGACACCCACTGTCACCTGCACTATGAAGTGCTGCTGGCTGGGCTTGGTGGCTCAGAACAGGGCACCATCACTGCCCACCTCCTCGGGCCTCCTGGGATGCCAGGGCCCCGGCGGCTGCTGAAGGGATTCTATGGCCCAGAG GCCCAGGGCGTGGTGAAGGATCTGGAGCCTGAGCTGCTGCGGCACCTGGCACAGGGCACAGCCTCCCTGCTGATCACCACCAAGGGTAGCCCCCAAGGGGAGCTGCAAGGGCAG GTGCACATTGCCAACCAGTGCGAGGTGGGCGGCCTACGCCTGGCAGCAGCAGGAGCTGAAGAGGCACAGGTGCCCGGGGTTCCAGATGCAGTGGTGGCTGCACTGCCCGCTGTGCTGGGCCCAGACGCCCCAGCGCCAGCCAAACCTGGTGGCCTTGGGCGGCTCCGAGACCCTAACACCTGCTTCTTCGAGGGGCAGCAGCGGCCCCATGGGGCTCGCTGGGCTCCTAACTATGACCCGCTCTGCTCGCTCTGCACTTGCCAG aGACGCACGGTGATTTGTGACCCCGTGGTGTGCCCACCACCCAGCTGCCCTAGCCCGGTGCAGGCACCGGACCAGTGCTGCCCTGTGTGCCCGGGTGAGTGCCTTGCAGGAGTGGAGAGG tatttctttggatCCACAGAGAAACAAGATGTCAGAGACCTCCTGGGGTTGCCAAGGAACAGGGACCCTGGAGAGG GCTGTTATTTTGATGGTGACCGGAGCTGGCGGGCAGCGGGCACCCGTTGGCACCCCATCGTGCCCCCATTTGGCTTAATTAAGTGCGCTGTCTGCACCTGCAAG GGGGGCACTGGAGAGGTGCACTGTGAGAAGGTGCAGTGTCCCCGGCTGGCCTGTGCCCAGCCTGTCCGTGCCAACCCCACTGACTGCTGCAAACAGTGTCCAG TAGGGTCAGGAGCCCAACCCCAACTGGGGGACCCCATGCAGGCTGATGGGCCCCGGGGCTGCCGTTTTGCAGGGCAGTGGTTCCCAGAGAGCCAGAGCTGGCACCCCTCGGTCCCCCCCTTTGGGGAGATGAGCTGTATCACCTGCAGATGTGGG GCAGGGGTGCCCCACTGTGAGCGAGATGACTGTTCACCGCCACTGTCCTGTGGCCCGGGGAAAGAGAGCCGCTGCTGCTCCCACTGCGCACCCCGGCGGT CAGCCCCAGAGACCAGGACAGTTCCAGAGCTGGAGAAAGAAGCTGAAGGCTCCTAG
- the CHRD gene encoding chordin isoform X4, whose product MPSLSAPPAPLLLLGLLLLCSRPARGAGPEAPALPIRPEKEPLPIRGAAGCSFGGKVYALDETWHPDLGEPFGVMRCVLCACEAPQWGRRARGAGRVSCKNIKPECPTLACGQPRQLPGHCCQTCPQERSGPEKQPTGLAFEYPRDPEHRSYSDRGEPGAEDRARGDGHTDFVALLTGPKSQAVARARVSLLRSSLRFSISYRRLDRPTRIRFSDSTGSVLFEHPAAPTQDGLVCGVWRAVPRLSLRLLRAEQLHVALVTPTHPLGEVWGPLIRHRALAAETFSAILTLEGPPQQGTGGIALLTLSDTEDSLHFLLLFRGLLESRSGGKWDVGSTCEEGRESTCLSEVSTWVAVAGPAQVPLRLQILHQGKLLRELQANASAQEPGFAEVLPNLTTQEMDWLALGELQMALERAGGPGLRISGHIAARQSCDVQTGAAGSASLTLLGNGSLIYQVQVVGTGSEVVAMTLETKPQRRNQHTVLCHMAGLQLGRHMAVGVCPGLGARGAHMLLQNELFLNVGTKDFPDGELRGHVAALPYSGHSARHDTLPVPLAGALVLPPVQSQAAGHAWLSLDTHCHLHYEVLLAGLGGSEQGTITAHLLGPPGMPGPRRLLKGFYGPEAQGVVKDLEPELLRHLAQGTASLLITTKGSPQGELQGQVHIANQCEVGGLRLAAAGAEEAQVPGVPDAVVAALPAVLGPDAPAPAKPGGLGRLRDPNTCFFEGQQRPHGARWAPNYDPLCSLCTCQRRTVICDPVVCPPPSCPSPVQAPDQCCPVCPGECLAGVERYFFGSTEKQDVRDLLGLPRNRDPGEGCYFDGDRSWRAAGTRWHPIVPPFGLIKCAVCTCKGGTGEVHCEKVQCPRLACAQPVRANPTDCCKQCPVGSGAQPQLGDPMQADGPRGCRFAGQWFPESQSWHPSVPPFGEMSCITCRCGAGVPHCERDDCSPPLSCGPGKESRCCSHCAPRRSAPETRTVPELEKEAEGS is encoded by the exons ATGCCGAGCCTCTcggccccgccggccccgctGCTGCTCCTcgggctgctgctgctctgctccCGGCCGGCCCGCGGCGCCGGACCCGAGGCCCCCGCTCTGCCCATCCGGCCCGAGAAGGAGCCGCTGCCCATTCGGGGAGCAGCAG GCTGCTCCTTCGGCGGGAAGGTCTATGCCTTGGACGAGACGTGGCACCCGGACCTGGGGGAGCCCTTCGGGGTGATGCGCTGCGTGCTGTGCGCCTGCGAGGCG CCTCAGTGGGGTCGCCGCGCGAGGGGCGCGGGCAGGGtcagctgcaagaacatcaaacccgAGTGCCCAACTCTCGCCTGCGGGCAGCCGCGCCAGCTGCCCGGACACTGCTGCCAGACCTGCCCCCAGG AGCGCAGCGGTCCGGAAAAGCAGCCGACGGGCCTGGCCTTCGAGTATCCGCGGGACCCAGAGCACCGAAGCTACAGCGACCGAGGGGAGCCGGGCGCTGAGGATCGGGCGCGTGGAGACGGCCACACCG ACTTCGTAGCGCTGCTGACAGGGCCAAAGTCGCAAGCGGTGGCACGGGCCCGAGTGTCGCTTTTGCGTTCCAGTCTACGGTTCTCCATCTCCTACCGGCG GCTGGACCGCCCTACTCGAATTCGCTTCTCAGACTCCACTGGCAGCGTCTTGTTTGAACACCCTGCAGCCCCTACCCAAGATGGCCTG GTCTGTGGGGTGTGGCGGGCAGTGCCTCGGTTATCTCTGCGACTTCTTAGGGCAGAACAGCTGCATGTGGCACTCGTGACACCCACTCATCCTTTAGGGGAGGTCTGGGGACCTCTCATCCGGCACCGGGCCCTGGCTGCAG AGACCTTCAGTGCCAtcctgaccctggaaggccccccaCAGCAGGGCACAGGGGGCATTGCCCTACTCACTCTCAGTGACACAGAGGACTCTTTGCATTTTTTGCTGCTCTTCCGTGGGCTGCTGGAATCCAGGAGTGGGGGTAAGTGGGATGTGGGCAGCACATGTGAAGAGGGTAGGGAGAGTACCTGTCTTTCAGAGGTGTCCACTTGGGTGGCCGTTGCAGGACCAGCCCAGGTTCCCTTGCGGCTTCAGATTCTACACCAGGGGAAGCTATTGCGAGAGCTCCAGGCCAATGCCTCAGCCCAG gagCCGGGCTTTGCTGAAGTGCTGCCCAACCTGACAACCCAGGAGATGGACTGGCTGGCACTGGGGGAGTTGCAGATGGCCCTGGAGAGGGCAGGCGGGCCAGGGCTGCGCATCAGTGGACACATTGCTGCCAGGCAGAGCTGTGATG TTCAGACGGGTGCAGCCGGCTCCGCCAGCCTTACACTACTAGGAAATGGCTCCCTGATCTACCAA GTACAGGTGGTAGGTACAGGCAGTGAGGTGGTGGCCATGACGCTGGAGACCAAGCCTCAGCGGAGGAACCAGCACACTGTCCTGTGCCACATGGCTGGACTCCAGCTGGGAAGACACATG gccGTGGGTGTCTGCCCTGGGCTAGGTGCCCGGGGGGCTCATATGCTGCTACAGAATGAGCTGTTCCTGAACGTGGGTACCAAGGACTTCCCAGATGGAGAGCTGCGGGGGCACGTGGCTGCCCTGCCCTACAGTGGGCACAGCGCCCGCCATGATA CACTACCTGTGCCCTTGGCAGGAGCCCTGGTGTTGCCCCCAGTGCAGAGCCAGGCAGCAGGGCATGCCTGGCTCTCCCTGGACACCCACTGTCACCTGCACTATGAAGTGCTGCTGGCTGGGCTTGGTGGCTCAGAACAGGGCACCATCACTGCCCACCTCCTCGGGCCTCCTGGGATGCCAGGGCCCCGGCGGCTGCTGAAGGGATTCTATGGCCCAGAG GCCCAGGGCGTGGTGAAGGATCTGGAGCCTGAGCTGCTGCGGCACCTGGCACAGGGCACAGCCTCCCTGCTGATCACCACCAAGGGTAGCCCCCAAGGGGAGCTGCAAGGGCAG GTGCACATTGCCAACCAGTGCGAGGTGGGCGGCCTACGCCTGGCAGCAGCAGGAGCTGAAGAGGCACAGGTGCCCGGGGTTCCAGATGCAGTGGTGGCTGCACTGCCCGCTGTGCTGGGCCCAGACGCCCCAGCGCCAGCCAAACCTGGTGGCCTTGGGCGGCTCCGAGACCCTAACACCTGCTTCTTCGAGGGGCAGCAGCGGCCCCATGGGGCTCGCTGGGCTCCTAACTATGACCCGCTCTGCTCGCTCTGCACTTGCCAG aGACGCACGGTGATTTGTGACCCCGTGGTGTGCCCACCACCCAGCTGCCCTAGCCCGGTGCAGGCACCGGACCAGTGCTGCCCTGTGTGCCCGGGTGAGTGCCTTGCAGGAGTGGAGAGG tatttctttggatCCACAGAGAAACAAGATGTCAGAGACCTCCTGGGGTTGCCAAGGAACAGGGACCCTGGAGAGG GCTGTTATTTTGATGGTGACCGGAGCTGGCGGGCAGCGGGCACCCGTTGGCACCCCATCGTGCCCCCATTTGGCTTAATTAAGTGCGCTGTCTGCACCTGCAAG GGGGGCACTGGAGAGGTGCACTGTGAGAAGGTGCAGTGTCCCCGGCTGGCCTGTGCCCAGCCTGTCCGTGCCAACCCCACTGACTGCTGCAAACAGTGTCCAG TAGGGTCAGGAGCCCAACCCCAACTGGGGGACCCCATGCAGGCTGATGGGCCCCGGGGCTGCCGTTTTGCAGGGCAGTGGTTCCCAGAGAGCCAGAGCTGGCACCCCTCGGTCCCCCCCTTTGGGGAGATGAGCTGTATCACCTGCAGATGTGGG GCAGGGGTGCCCCACTGTGAGCGAGATGACTGTTCACCGCCACTGTCCTGTGGCCCGGGGAAAGAGAGCCGCTGCTGCTCCCACTGCGCACCCCGGCGGT CAGCCCCAGAGACCAGGACAGTTCCAGAGCTGGAGAAAGAAGCTGAAGGCTCCTAG
- the CHRD gene encoding chordin isoform X1 → MPSLSAPPAPLLLLGLLLLCSRPARGAGPEAPALPIRPEKEPLPIRGAAGCSFGGKVYALDETWHPDLGEPFGVMRCVLCACEAPQWGRRARGAGRVSCKNIKPECPTLACGQPRQLPGHCCQTCPQERSGPEKQPTGLAFEYPRDPEHRSYSDRGEPGAEDRARGDGHTDFVALLTGPKSQAVARARVSLLRSSLRFSISYRRLDRPTRIRFSDSTGSVLFEHPAAPTQDGLVCGVWRAVPRLSLRLLRAEQLHVALVTPTHPLGEVWGPLIRHRALAAETFSAILTLEGPPQQGTGGIALLTLSDTEDSLHFLLLFRGLLESRSGGKWDVGSTCEEGRESTCLSEVSTWVAVAGPAQVPLRLQILHQGKLLRELQANASAQEPGFAEVLPNLTTQEMDWLALGELQMALERAGGPGLRISGHIAARQSCDVLQSVLCGADALTPVQTGAAGSASLTLLGNGSLIYQVQVVGTGSEVVAMTLETKPQRRNQHTVLCHMAGLQLGRHMAVGVCPGLGARGAHMLLQNELFLNVGTKDFPDGELRGHVAALPYSGHSARHDTLPVPLAGALVLPPVQSQAAGHAWLSLDTHCHLHYEVLLAGLGGSEQGTITAHLLGPPGMPGPRRLLKGFYGPEAQGVVKDLEPELLRHLAQGTASLLITTKGSPQGELQGQVHIANQCEVGGLRLAAAGAEEAQVPGVPDAVVAALPAVLGPDAPAPAKPGGLGRLRDPNTCFFEGQQRPHGARWAPNYDPLCSLCTCQRRTVICDPVVCPPPSCPSPVQAPDQCCPVCPGECLAGVERYFFGSTEKQDVRDLLGLPRNRDPGEGCYFDGDRSWRAAGTRWHPIVPPFGLIKCAVCTCKGGTGEVHCEKVQCPRLACAQPVRANPTDCCKQCPVGSGAQPQLGDPMQADGPRGCRFAGQWFPESQSWHPSVPPFGEMSCITCRCGAGVPHCERDDCSPPLSCGPGKESRCCSHCAPRRSAPETRTVPELEKEAEGS, encoded by the exons ATGCCGAGCCTCTcggccccgccggccccgctGCTGCTCCTcgggctgctgctgctctgctccCGGCCGGCCCGCGGCGCCGGACCCGAGGCCCCCGCTCTGCCCATCCGGCCCGAGAAGGAGCCGCTGCCCATTCGGGGAGCAGCAG GCTGCTCCTTCGGCGGGAAGGTCTATGCCTTGGACGAGACGTGGCACCCGGACCTGGGGGAGCCCTTCGGGGTGATGCGCTGCGTGCTGTGCGCCTGCGAGGCG CCTCAGTGGGGTCGCCGCGCGAGGGGCGCGGGCAGGGtcagctgcaagaacatcaaacccgAGTGCCCAACTCTCGCCTGCGGGCAGCCGCGCCAGCTGCCCGGACACTGCTGCCAGACCTGCCCCCAGG AGCGCAGCGGTCCGGAAAAGCAGCCGACGGGCCTGGCCTTCGAGTATCCGCGGGACCCAGAGCACCGAAGCTACAGCGACCGAGGGGAGCCGGGCGCTGAGGATCGGGCGCGTGGAGACGGCCACACCG ACTTCGTAGCGCTGCTGACAGGGCCAAAGTCGCAAGCGGTGGCACGGGCCCGAGTGTCGCTTTTGCGTTCCAGTCTACGGTTCTCCATCTCCTACCGGCG GCTGGACCGCCCTACTCGAATTCGCTTCTCAGACTCCACTGGCAGCGTCTTGTTTGAACACCCTGCAGCCCCTACCCAAGATGGCCTG GTCTGTGGGGTGTGGCGGGCAGTGCCTCGGTTATCTCTGCGACTTCTTAGGGCAGAACAGCTGCATGTGGCACTCGTGACACCCACTCATCCTTTAGGGGAGGTCTGGGGACCTCTCATCCGGCACCGGGCCCTGGCTGCAG AGACCTTCAGTGCCAtcctgaccctggaaggccccccaCAGCAGGGCACAGGGGGCATTGCCCTACTCACTCTCAGTGACACAGAGGACTCTTTGCATTTTTTGCTGCTCTTCCGTGGGCTGCTGGAATCCAGGAGTGGGGGTAAGTGGGATGTGGGCAGCACATGTGAAGAGGGTAGGGAGAGTACCTGTCTTTCAGAGGTGTCCACTTGGGTGGCCGTTGCAGGACCAGCCCAGGTTCCCTTGCGGCTTCAGATTCTACACCAGGGGAAGCTATTGCGAGAGCTCCAGGCCAATGCCTCAGCCCAG gagCCGGGCTTTGCTGAAGTGCTGCCCAACCTGACAACCCAGGAGATGGACTGGCTGGCACTGGGGGAGTTGCAGATGGCCCTGGAGAGGGCAGGCGGGCCAGGGCTGCGCATCAGTGGACACATTGCTGCCAGGCAGAGCTGTGATG TCCTGCAAAGTGTCCTTTGTGGGGCTGATGCCCTAACCCCAGTTCAGACGGGTGCAGCCGGCTCCGCCAGCCTTACACTACTAGGAAATGGCTCCCTGATCTACCAA GTACAGGTGGTAGGTACAGGCAGTGAGGTGGTGGCCATGACGCTGGAGACCAAGCCTCAGCGGAGGAACCAGCACACTGTCCTGTGCCACATGGCTGGACTCCAGCTGGGAAGACACATG gccGTGGGTGTCTGCCCTGGGCTAGGTGCCCGGGGGGCTCATATGCTGCTACAGAATGAGCTGTTCCTGAACGTGGGTACCAAGGACTTCCCAGATGGAGAGCTGCGGGGGCACGTGGCTGCCCTGCCCTACAGTGGGCACAGCGCCCGCCATGATA CACTACCTGTGCCCTTGGCAGGAGCCCTGGTGTTGCCCCCAGTGCAGAGCCAGGCAGCAGGGCATGCCTGGCTCTCCCTGGACACCCACTGTCACCTGCACTATGAAGTGCTGCTGGCTGGGCTTGGTGGCTCAGAACAGGGCACCATCACTGCCCACCTCCTCGGGCCTCCTGGGATGCCAGGGCCCCGGCGGCTGCTGAAGGGATTCTATGGCCCAGAG GCCCAGGGCGTGGTGAAGGATCTGGAGCCTGAGCTGCTGCGGCACCTGGCACAGGGCACAGCCTCCCTGCTGATCACCACCAAGGGTAGCCCCCAAGGGGAGCTGCAAGGGCAG GTGCACATTGCCAACCAGTGCGAGGTGGGCGGCCTACGCCTGGCAGCAGCAGGAGCTGAAGAGGCACAGGTGCCCGGGGTTCCAGATGCAGTGGTGGCTGCACTGCCCGCTGTGCTGGGCCCAGACGCCCCAGCGCCAGCCAAACCTGGTGGCCTTGGGCGGCTCCGAGACCCTAACACCTGCTTCTTCGAGGGGCAGCAGCGGCCCCATGGGGCTCGCTGGGCTCCTAACTATGACCCGCTCTGCTCGCTCTGCACTTGCCAG aGACGCACGGTGATTTGTGACCCCGTGGTGTGCCCACCACCCAGCTGCCCTAGCCCGGTGCAGGCACCGGACCAGTGCTGCCCTGTGTGCCCGGGTGAGTGCCTTGCAGGAGTGGAGAGG tatttctttggatCCACAGAGAAACAAGATGTCAGAGACCTCCTGGGGTTGCCAAGGAACAGGGACCCTGGAGAGG GCTGTTATTTTGATGGTGACCGGAGCTGGCGGGCAGCGGGCACCCGTTGGCACCCCATCGTGCCCCCATTTGGCTTAATTAAGTGCGCTGTCTGCACCTGCAAG GGGGGCACTGGAGAGGTGCACTGTGAGAAGGTGCAGTGTCCCCGGCTGGCCTGTGCCCAGCCTGTCCGTGCCAACCCCACTGACTGCTGCAAACAGTGTCCAG TAGGGTCAGGAGCCCAACCCCAACTGGGGGACCCCATGCAGGCTGATGGGCCCCGGGGCTGCCGTTTTGCAGGGCAGTGGTTCCCAGAGAGCCAGAGCTGGCACCCCTCGGTCCCCCCCTTTGGGGAGATGAGCTGTATCACCTGCAGATGTGGG GCAGGGGTGCCCCACTGTGAGCGAGATGACTGTTCACCGCCACTGTCCTGTGGCCCGGGGAAAGAGAGCCGCTGCTGCTCCCACTGCGCACCCCGGCGGT CAGCCCCAGAGACCAGGACAGTTCCAGAGCTGGAGAAAGAAGCTGAAGGCTCCTAG